The following are encoded together in the Anoplopoma fimbria isolate UVic2021 breed Golden Eagle Sablefish chromosome 9, Afim_UVic_2022, whole genome shotgun sequence genome:
- the akt3b gene encoding RAC-gamma serine/threonine-protein kinase produces MSDQNVVKEGWVQKRGEYIKNWRPRYFLLKTDGSFIGYKDKPQDSDLAYPLNNFSVAKCQLMKTERPKPNTFIIRCLQWTTVIERTFHVDTPDERDEWAEAIQMVAESLAKQEEEGILSSPTSQIENVNEEEMDTSISHYKRKTMNDFDYLKLLGKGTFGKVILVREKASGTYYAMKILKKEVIIAKDEVAHTLTESRVLKNTRHPFLTSLKYSFQTKDRLCFVMEYVNGGELFFHLSRERVFSEDRTRFYGAEIVSALDYLHSAKIVYRDLKLENLMLDKDGHIKITDFGLCKEGITDTATMKTFCGTPEYLAPEVLEDNDYGRAVDWWGLGVVTYEMMCGRLPFYNQDHEKLFELILMEEIKFPRTLSADAKSLLSGLLIKDPNKRLGGGPDDAKEIMRHSYFNAVDWQDVYDKKLVPPFQPQVSSETDTRYFDEEFTAQTITITPPEKYDEDGMDAADNERRPHFPQFSYSASGRE; encoded by the exons ATGAGCGACCAGAACGTCGTCAAGGAAGGCTGGGTCCAGAAAAGAG GTGAGTACATCAAGAACTGGCGACCGCGCTACTTTCTGCTGAAGACAGACGGCTCTTTCATCGGCTACAAGGACAAACCGCAGGACTCCGACCTGGCCTACCCGCTCAACAACTTCTCCGTAGCAA AATGTCAGCTGATGAAGACAGAGCGGCCCAAGCCCAACACCTTCATCATCCGCTGTCTGCAGTGGACCACGGTCATCGAGAGGACCTTTCACGTCGACACTCCCGATGAGAG GGACGAGTGGGCCGAGGCCATCCAGATGGTAGCCGAGTCTCTGGccaaacaggaggaggagggcatccTGAGCAGCCCCACCTCCCAGATCGAGAACGTCAACGAGGAGGAGATGGACACCTCCATCAGCCACTACAAACGAAAG ACAATGAATGACTTTGACTATCTGAAGCTTCTGGGCAAAGGCACTTTTGGGAAAGTCATTCTGGTGAGGGAGAAGGCGAGTGGCACCTACTACGCCATGAAGATCCTCAAGAAGGAAGTCATCATAGCCAAG GATGAAGTCGCTCACACGCTCACAGAAAGTAGGGTATTAAAAAACACTCGGCATCCATTCCTAACT TCTCTGAAGTACTCGTTCCAGACGAAGGATCGGCTGTGCTTTGTAATGGAGTACGTCAACGGAGGAGAG CTGTTTTTCCATTTGTCAAGAGAAAGAGTATTTTCGGAGGACCGCACTCGTTTCTACGGCGCCGAGATCGTGTCCGCTCTAGACTACCTACATTCTGCCAAGATCGTCTACCGGGATCTGAAG CTGGAGAACCTGATGTTGGACAAAGACGGCCACATCAAGATCACAGACTTTGGCCTCTGCAAAGAAGGCATCACCGACACTGCCACCATGAAGACCTTCTGTGGAACACCAGAGTACCTGGCtcctgag GTGCTGGAGGACAACGACTACGGGCGGGCGGTGGACTGGTGGGGTTTGGGCGTGGTGACGTACGAGATGATGTGCGGCCGCCTGCCGTTCTACAACCAGGACCACGAGAAGCTGTTCGAGCTCATCCTCATGGAGGAGATCAAGTTCCCACGAACCCTGTCGGCCGACGCCAAGTCGTTGCTGTCAGGGCTGCTCATCAAGGACCCCAACAaacg GCTGGGCGGCGGACCGGATGACGCTAAGGAGATCATGCGACACAGTTACTTCAACGCAGTCGACTGGCAGGACGTCTACGACAagaag CTGGTCCCGCCTTTCCAGCCCCAGGTCAGCTCGGAAACGGACACGCGCTACTTCGACGAGGAGTTCACAGCACAGACCATCACCATCACTCCGCCGGAGAAAT atgACGAGGACGGGATGGACGCGGCGGACAACGAGCGAAGGCCTCATTTCCCACAGTTCTCGTACTCGGCCAGCGGGCGGGAGTGA
- the pus10 gene encoding LOW QUALITY PROTEIN: putative tRNA pseudouridine synthase Pus10 (The sequence of the model RefSeq protein was modified relative to this genomic sequence to represent the inferred CDS: deleted 1 base in 1 codon) translates to MLPLKEKDKPIVQKLLSSGCCPRCVLRFCCVSVQAAYRKPPQDTLKELQAFISNTENGKSQEPAAESTEENSKSHDAAVSEPPEGPPNKKAKLEPVGTGAPSEEDCCAAAEDKLKDEESSVCVACLGILQELCDPTQAVKIAERVKAGEYEFDTLVLSVSLPAQLCVREHSCWLHMKKELREKSMAVDKDDVIQVKEAFKWIMQGQVAKELGGVAVVTRSLFEVSVEFTHPETDADCHFLATTCSDCFKPTKNKQSVFTRMAVVKALEKISDTVFLKHYACPPARPTSSCIPQDVQCLHMSIFIAGRYNKFSRALPQTPWVIDGERRMESSVEELIAAPVLSSFRSDGFNFSSSGREDVDVRTLGNGRPFAMELLNPHRSRLSKAEMKQLQETINKSSDKIRVRDLQIVSREAMSRMKEGEEDKTKSYTALVWTQKPIQREDIAFIDDIKDLTLDQKTPLRVLHRRALAVRQRVVHRMNTRFLDSHHFHLELKTQAGTYIKEFIHGDFGRTKPNMSVLLKTDTDILELDVESVDVDWPPSIPE, encoded by the exons ATGCTGCCTCTGAAGGAGAAGGATAAACCCATCGTCCAGAAGCTGCTGTCGTCCGGCTGCTGTCCTCGCTGCGTCCTCCGGTTCTGCTGCGTCAGCGTCCAGGCTGCCTACAGAAAACCCCCACAG GATACACTCAAGGAACTTCAAGCGTTCATCAGCAACACGGAGAACGGCAAATCACAAGAACCAGCAGCTGAATCCACAGAAGAAAACAGCAAATCCCATGATGCAGCAGTGTCAGAACCACCTGAAGGCCCTCCGAATAAAAAGGCCAAACTGGAGCCCGTTGGGACCGGCGCTCCGTCAGAGgaagactgctgc gctgctgctgaggacaaactgaaggatgaagagtccagtgtgtgtgtggcgtgttTGGGGATCCTACAGGAACTCTGTGACCCGACTCAGGctgtaaag ATAGCAGAGAGAGTGAAGGCAGGAGAGTACGAGTTTGACACCCTGGTGCTGTCGGTGTCTCTGCCAGCTCAGCTGTGTGTCCGCGAG CACTCCTGCTGGCTTCACATGAAGAAGGAATTGag AGAGAAGAGCATGGCGGTCGACAAGGACGACGTCATCCAGGTGAAGGAGGCCTTCAAGTGGATCATGCAGGGCCAGGTCGCCAAGGAGCTGGGGGGAGTTGCCGTGGTTACCAGG AGTTTGTTCGAGGTCAGTGTGGAGTTCACTCACCCAGAGACGGACGCCGACTGCCACTTCCT AGCAACGACGTGTTCCGACTGCTTCAAACCCACAAAGAACAAACAG tcGGTGTTCACCAGGATGGCCGTGGTCAAAGCTCTGGAAAAGATATCCGACACCGTTTTCCTAAA ACATTACGCCTGTCCGCCAGCGAGGCCGACCAGCAGCTGCATCCCTCAGGACGTCCAGTGTCTCCACATGTCCATCTTCATCGCAG GGAGGTACAACAAGTTCAGCCGCGCTCTGCCTCAGACGCCGTGGGTGATCGACGGAGAGCGGAGGATGGAGTCGTCGGTGGAGGAGCTGATCGCGGCGcccgtcctctcctccttccgATCCGACG gATTTAATTTCTCCTCGTCCGGCCGGGAGGACGTGGACGTCCGGACTCTTGGAAACG GTCGTCCGTTCGCAATGGAGCTGCTGAATCCTCACAGATCCAGACTCAGCAAAGCGGAgatgaagcagctgcaggag accatCAACAAGTCTTCAGACAAAATCAGGGTGAGAGACCTGCAGATCGTGTccag GGAGGCCATGAGTCGcatgaaggagggagaggaggacaaaACCAAGTCGTACACGGCGCTCGTCTGGACCCAGAAACCCATTCAGAGAGAAGACATCGCCTTCATCGACGACATCAAG GATCTGACCCTGGACCAGAAGACCCCTCTGAGGGTTCTGCACCGGCGGGCTCTGGCGGTCCGTCAGCGGGTCGTCCACCGTATGAACACGCGCTTCCTGGACTCTCATCACTTCCACCTGGAGCTGAAGACGCAGGCCGGGAC CTACATCAAAGAGTTCATCCACGGAGACTTCGGTCGAACCAAACCCAACATGAGTGTTCTGCTGAAGACCGACACCGACATCCTGGAGCTCGACGTGGAG TCTGTGGATGTGGACTGGCCTCCGTCCATACCGGAGTGA
- the cct4 gene encoding T-complex protein 1 subunit delta, whose translation MPETMASRLSNMGRNKGGAYVDRDKPAQIRFSNISAAKAVADAIRTSLGPKGMDKMIQDEKGDVTITNDGATILKQMQVLHPAAKMLVELSKAQDIEAGDGTTSVVVIAGALLDACSKLLQRGIHPTTISESFQKAVEKGVEVLTGMSRPVLLSDRETLLNSATTSLCSKVVSQYSSLLAPMSVDAVMRVIDPATATGVDLHDIKIIKKLGGTIDDCELVDGLVLNQRVASSSVSRVEKAKIGLIQFCLSPPKTDMDNQIVVSDYAQMDRVLREERSYILNMVKQIKKAGCNVLLIQKSILRDALSDLALHFLNKMKIMVVKEIEREDIEFICKTLGTRPIAHIDHFLPEMLGTAELAEEVNLDGSGKLIKVTGCASPGKTVSIVVRGSNKLVIEEAERSIHDALCVIRCLVKKRALIAGGGAPEIELAVRLAEYSRTLAGMEAYCVRAYADALEVIPSTLAENAGLNPISTVTELRNRHAQGDKTAGINVRKGGISNILEELVVQPLLVSISALTLSTETVRSILKIDDIVNCR comes from the exons ATGCCCGAAACCATGGCATCGAGGCTCTCTAACATGGGCAGAAACAAAGGAGGGGCGTATGTGGACCGCGACAAGCCGGCCCAGATACGGTTCAGTAACATCTCTGCTGCTAAAG CTGTTGCCGATGCCATCAGAACCAGCCTGGGGCCTAAAGGCATGGACAAGATG atCCAGGATGAGAAAGGTGACGTGACCATCACCAACGATGGCGCCACCATCCTGAAGCAGATGCAGGTGCTCCACCCCGCAGCCAAGATG CTGGTGGAACTATCCAAAGCCCAGGACATCGAGGCTGGAGACGGCACCACCTCCGTGGTGGTGATTGCTGGAGCGCTGCTGGACGCCTGCTCCAAACTGCTGCAGAGAG GTATCCACCCCACCACCATCTCCGAGTCCTTCCAGAAGGCCGTGGAGAAAGGCGTGGAGGTGCTGACTGGCATGAGCCGCCCGGTGCTGCTGAGCGACCGCGAGACTCTGCTCAACAGCGCCACCACATCGCTGTGCTCCAAGGTGGTGTCGCAGTACTCCAGCCTGCTGGCGCCCATGAGCGTGGACGCCGTGATGCGTGTCATCGACCCGGCCACCGCCACGGGCGTCGACCTGCATGACATCAAAATCATCAAGAAGCTCGG agGAACCATTGATGACTGTGAGCTGGTGGACGGCCTGGTTCTGAACCAGAGGGTCGCCAGCAGCAGCGTGTCCCGTGTGGAGAAGGCCAAGATCGGCCTCATCCAGTTCTGCCTGTCCCCTCCCAAAACTGAT ATGGACAACCAGATCGTGGTGTCGGACTACGCCCAGATGGACCGCGTGCTGCGTGAGGAGCGCTCCTACATCCTCAACATGGTGAAACAGATCAAGAAGGCCGGCTGCAACGTGCTGCTCATCCAGAAGTCCATCCTCAG AGACGCTCTGAGCGACCTCGCCCTGCACTTCCTCAACAAAATGAAGATCATGGTGGTGAAGGAGATCGAGAGAGAGGACATCGAGTTCATCTGCAAG aCTCTTGGCACCAGGCCCATCGCCCACATCGACCACTTCCTTCCGGAGATGCTCGGCACAGCAGAGCTGGCTGAGGAGGTCAACCTGGACGGCTCCGGCAAGCTGATCAAG GTCACAGGCTGTGCCAGCCCCGGGAAGACGGTGAGCATCGTGGTCCGCGGCTCCAACAAGCTGGTGATCGAGGAGGCCGAGCGCTCCATCCACGACGCTCTGTGTGTCATCCGCTGCCTGGTCAAGAAGAG gGCTCTGATAGCCGGTGGCGGCGCTCCGGAGATCGAGCTGGCCGTGCGTCTGGCCGAGTACTCGCGCACTCTTGCTGGCATGGAGGCATACTGCGTGCGGGCGTACGCCGACGCCCTCGAGGTGATCCCCTCCACACTGGCCGAGAACGCCGGCCTGAACCCCATCTCCACGGTGACGGAGCTCCGCAACAGGCACGCTCAGGGAGACAAGACGGCCGGCATTAACGTCCGCAAG GGAGGAATCTCCAACATCCTGGAGGAGCTGGTGGTGCAGCCTTTACTGGTTTCCATCAGCGCTCTGACCCTTTCCACAGAGACGGTCCGCAGCATCCTCAAGATCGATGACATT gtgaACTGCCGATAA